The Myxococcales bacterium genome includes the window TTGAATTGGAGTTTGCGATTAATTTTTTTCTTCATTTCGGGCCGCACTCTGTCTCTTAAATTTAAGGTGTTCAATCATTTTTTGATGTCCAGTTAAGAATTGTGATTCAGTTGTCACGTAACTATTTAATTGCTGGTGAGTGTAATCATAAAATTGTTCCAATACTTAATTATTAAGTCTGATTAATCTCTCTCCTTAATTTCGTCCTTCACCTACAAACGAGCGATTTAAATCTGACATAAGTCTAGATTCGGCCATCGCGGGCCTCGGTTCACGACGCGCGGAGGCGGCCAGTTTCGCTTCAGTGGGTACCGAGCGGATGCCGCTGCCGTCGTGTGACGGCGTGGCTTGTTAATTCTAATTCTCACTCATCCTTGCCGGCGGGCCGAACGGTCGCAACGAATGGATACGTTGTGATCGTGGCGATCGACTCATAGACCACGCGCTGCGAATCGCCCGTGACGCGCAGGTCACTCGCGGCAAACGTAGACAGTGTTAGTTCGGGGAATTGGGCCGCTATCGTCGCCAAACAGCGCGCTTGCTCATAACCGTCGGCGACCATTGCAACGTACCCGTTGGCTGCATCGGCACCTTCGCCGTAGCCGACGACCAAGCCTTCGCCTATCCCTACTACAGGCCCTGGTCCAAACGGTGCGGCAAGCGTTGGCGCTTCATAAAAAACAAATTGCTCGCGTCGGTCACCGGTAAATACTAGGTATGGCCGCAAATCGATGGCGGCTTGGCTCGATGCGACCGTCTTCGCTGGCGAACCATAAAAGACGCCAGCATACTGCTCATAGGTTACTTCAGAGCCGATAACGCCAGGCTGTTCGCGCAAGTAGGCGAGGGCGGATGACAGTTGCGCCTGTGGAATCTCGAGGGAGGCGATACCGACGAGCTCCAGAAGTTCATACGTCATCGCGGGGTACTGTGCTACGGCACCATCCAGCACAGCCTGCATCGATTTAGTGGGGAGGTCATCCGCAAATGTAACTAAGCCTGAGTCAACAAAGGCGTAGGTTTGCAAAGGTGGGATGGATTTGTCGAGGTATGTAAACTCGACCATCCTCATGACGCTTGCTCCCACATCGGTCGCGCCGTTGAGCAGCAGGCGAGCGCCAACCGCCGTTGACGCTAGCGCACCAGCACCTTCGACTGTGTAAGCGATATGATCTTCATCTGGCAGCTCCCACACGACGTAGAGTTGGCTCCAATCTACGTGCCCCAAAAAGCCTGCGACGGAAAACTGGTCAAACATAAGCCAGGTCGGCTCGCCTGTCGTATCGGCCTGTGGGACCGCGGCGGCGATTTCTGCGCGCGCGCGGTCGATGATTGCATCTCGATCGACCGTAAGCACATCAGGCACGGCTGGGTAAGGGTCCGCGTCCATATCGTCAGGTAGTGTTTGATCGCCGCATGCCGTGGTCAGCATGGCGGTTACGATAAGCAGGGTGGAAACTTGCCACCAGTGCACGCGGTGGCGTGTGGCGAGTGCGATTGAGGATGAAGGTGCTCTGGTGTTTTGATTTGTCATAGTGGCCTCCAAAGCAATGGGCGTGCCATCCTGCGCTGTGTGGTTTTCCTCGGTGAACGCCTCAATTGCCGTTTTGATCTCTCGAAAAAGTGGTAGCGCCATCAGATTTCTGAGACGGCATTTTTGTATTGTTGAAATCGGTGTGGGTGAGAAACAACTTCACGCAGTAAAACCACTGTCCTTACCGCGTTGCTTGATGAACTCCGCGCGCGTTCGACGTGCGCCGAGCATGGTCGCAACCAACAAGTGGTCACTCTGGTTGTCTTGATGCGACTAGACTCGGTTGCGTCACGCAAACGTTTCTACGCGCGTGCATTTAGGTTTCTTGGTTCAAGTTTACAAAAGCGATCAACCTGGGCGCGGCAATCGGGTTCGCAGCTTTGTGCGCTGACTTCGCCGCCGCCGCGCGGCGGTAGCGGTCGGTTCATTTATTGGCCTTGCCAAGCAGCTTAACTACACCGGGCACAGCTGGTGGGTCGGCCCACAAGGGCTGTGGCTATCGCAGCCAGCGTATTCCCGGTGGGTATCGGGGGGGCAAATCCATCTGGTAGGGCCACACGGCGAACAAGTCGACTGACCACCCCCGGCGGTGTAGCCAGCGCCAGCGACCGGTGCAAGCATCTCGATGGTGACGGATTTGAATTTAAGTTTTCGAATATTTGTTTTCTTCATTTCGGGTCGCACCCTGTCTCATGAAATTAAGGTGTTCAACCATTTTTTGATATCCAGTTAAGAATAGTGATTCAATTGTCACCTAACTGTTTGATTACTGGTGAGTTGAATCGGAGTATTTGCTCCAATACTTAATTACTAAGTTCGATTTTCTATAAACCTTAAGTCGCTCTTGGCGCGTAATTGGCGAAAGAGCCGCAAATTAAATCTGACATACGTCAGCTTCGCCTCGCGCCATCAACGATTTTCGACACGCCGGCGCCAATTTTAGACCCCTCGTCGCCGACTCGTTTTGCAACCCAGAGCCCCGTCTCCTAAGGAGCGAAGCGAGTCAGACGCGCCCCGATCACGGAACGTCGTGCCAGCTTAGTTGCCGAAGGCCTCGAATCCCTTTGTTTTGTGCTTGCACAAAACGGCTGCGCCTCAGCGCAGCCCGCCCGTGGTCGACGCACGGCCTTCTAGTCATTGGCCCCGTGATGGACGACCGTGACGGATTCGTTGCCGAAGGCCTCGAATCCCTTTGTTTGGTGCTAGCTAGCACCAAACCGCTGCGCTAAAGCGCAGCGTTCCCGCTCCTAAGGAGCGAAGCGACTTAGAGCGGGAAAAGGGATTCGAACCCTCGACGTCAACCTTGGCAAGGTTGCACTCTACCACTGAGTTATTCCCGCAGTTTGTAGGCATAGGCTTGTAGCGCTCGGCACGGCCTGGTGTCAAGCCGCACCCTGCGAATTTCAGCGCCGCGGAGCTGGCGAAAGGGCATCGCCGCCGCCCGAAGTTTGCTACGGTGAGAGCCATATATGTGTGGCATCGTTGGATACGTTGGGACACGGCAGGCAACGCCGTTACTAGTCAATGGCTTGCGCAAGCTCGAATACCGAGGCTACGACTCCGCGGGGGTAGCGGTCTGGCATGACGGTAAGACCCATGTGGTGCGCTGCCGCGGCAAGCTGGCAAATCTCGAAGCGCGGCTCGCCACGGAACCCGCGCCAGGATGCACCGGCATCGGCCACACCCGGTGGGCCACCCATGGCCGTCCGTCTGATGAGAACGCGCACCCGCATCGGGTTGGTTCGATCAGCGTGGTGCACAACGGCATCATCGAGAACCACACCGCGCTGCGCGCCGAGCTCATGGCGGCTGGTGCAGTCTTTACCTCGGAAACCGACACGGAAATTGTCGCGCACTTAGTCGATCGCGCGCTGGCGGGAGGCGCGCCCGATCTTGAGGTCGCGGTGCGCCGGGCGCTGGCGCAAGTTCGCGGCGCCTACGCCTTAGTTGTCATGAACGAAAAAGATCCCTCCACGCTCGTCGCGGCCAAGAACGCCTCGCCGATGGTGGTGGGCCTAGGCGAGGGCGAGAATTTTATCGCCTCGGACGTCACGGCCATACTCAGCGAAACCCGCCGCATTTTGTTCATCGAAGAGGACGAGATCGTCGTGGTGCGCGCCGACAGCGTGCGCATCACCGATCTGGCCGGCAATGCTAAAACGCGCGAACCCAAGACCATTACCTGGAGCGCGATGCAGGCCGAGAAATCTGGCTACAAGCATTTCATGCTCAAAGAGATCCACGAGCAGCCAAACTCCGTTTCCGACACGCTGGTTGGTCGCGTCGATCTTGAGCGCGCCGACGTCTCGCTCGATGGCGTCGAACTCGACGTTGCCGGCATCAAGCGCATTATCTTTGTAGCCTGCGGCACCTCGTATCACGCCTCCATGGTGGGCGAGTTCATGATTGAATCCTTGGCGCGCCTGCCGGTCGAGGTCGAGCTGGCCTCCGAGTTTCGCTATCGCGACCCAATCGTTGGCCCCGGCGACCTCGTCATCGCGGTCAGCCAGTCCGGCGAGACCGCCGACACCATGGGCGCCGTGCGCGAGGCCAAGGCTAAAGGCGCCAAGGTGCTCGCGGTCTCCAACGTGCTCGAATCGTCGATCCCACGCTTGGCCGACTACGCGTTTTACACCCACGCCGGGCCAGAAATTGGCGTCGCCTCAACCAAGGCCTTTACCACCCAATTAATCGCGATGTTCTTGTTGGCCGTGCATCTCGGCAGGCGCACGGGGGCCCTTTCGGTGGCTCGCGCTGGTGAATTACTAAAACACTTGATCGAAATCCCCGGCAAAATGTCGGAGATCGTCGCCGACACCTCGGGCATTCAAGCCTTGGCTCGCCAGTACGGCAATGCTAAGGGCTGCCTGTTTCTTGGCCGCGGCGCGCAGTATCCGATCGCGCTCGAGGGCGCGCTCAAGCTCAAGGAGATCAGCTACATTCACGCCGAAGGCTATGCGGCTGGCGAGATGAAGCATGGCCCGATTGCGCTCATCGACGAGCACCTGCCAGTTGTCGTGCTGGTGCCCAAGAACGCGCTCTACGACAAGGTGGTGTCAAACCTCACCGAGGTGCGGGCGCGGCAAGGCAAGGTGATTGCCATCGCCACGCGGGGCGACACGGAAATCGCCGCGCAGACCGACGCCGTTATCTTCATTCCGGCGACGGATCCGGAATTGGTGCCCATCTTGTCGGTGGTGCCGTTGCAGCTGCTTTCGTATTACGTCGCCGATTTCAAAGGCACCGACGTCGACCAGCCGCGCAACCTCGCCAAGAGTGTCACCGTTGAGTAAGCGCCGCGCAACCGCCGCTGCTACTACCACCACACGCAAGCTGACGCATCTAAATGCGGCAGCCGAGGTGCACATGGTGGCGGTTGATGCCAAGGCCGAAACCCTACGCACCGCCACCGCCAGCGGCGTGGTGACCATGCGCGCCACCACCGTGGCCGCGCTGCGCGCCGGCACGCTCAAAAAAGGCGACGCGCTGGCGGTCGCACGCATCGCGGGGATTAACGGCGCCAAGCGCGCGGCTGATTTAATTCCGTTGTGCCATCCGCTCCGCCTCACCGGCATCGAGGTAGCGCTCGCCTTGCGCCCACGCGCGGTGGCGATCTCGGCGACCGTCCGCGCCTTTGATCGAACCGGCGTCGAGATGGAGGCCTTGGCCGCGGTCAGCGCCGCCGCGCTAACCATCTACGACATGTGCAAGAGCGTCGATAAGGACATGACGATTGCGAGCATCGCCGTCGACCATAAGGCTGGCGGGCGCTCGGGCACCTACCGTCGCGCCAGCGCGAGTGCGGCGCAAACGACTAAGCGACCACCAGCACGCCGGCCTGCACGGTGACACCTGAGATTGTGCCAGCCACCTTGGCAACTTCGTCGGCCCGCTCCGCGAGTGCCACCTTGTGTTCGGCCAGCAGGCCGCAGACGCGGCGCTTGAAGCGCATCGATTCTTCTTCGGGACGTACCAGCGCATCAATGAGTTGAGCTTGACCGAGTGCCAGGCCGTGTTCGGCGAGGGCATCCGCCGCCGCGACGCGCACGTTTTCGTCAAAATCGCGTAGGTAAGGCACAACGCGTTGGCAGGCTGCCGTGGCGCCGTCGGCCTTCCATTCGGCGAGCCACCCGAGCAGGTCAAGCCGACGCTGGGGATCGCGCGTGTAGCCAGGCTTTTCGCTGGCAAGCACCTCATCGATAATTTCCATCACCCGCGGGCCGGTGGCCGCGCGCTGCACCACGCGCAGCGGCAGAGATAGCCCGAGCGACGTTTTCATATAGGTGCGAATGGCATCCAGACCGGGCTCGCCTTTTTCCACCAGCGTGTCGATGACCCACGGCTTCTCAATTTCGTCATCTGCCGTCATGTGAGTTGTGACGCCGAGGCGCTTGCAGAGCCCGACGAGCGCCGCGGGCGAGCCGTCGGTGGCGAGCTTGTTAAGCGCGTCAAAGCGGTCGAGGTGCTGCGCGAACTTATTGATCGCTTTTTCGATCGTGCGATCAAGCGATTTCTCTTTGGAGAACAAGCCAAATACCATGGCGTTGTCTTACACCCCCGCCGGGCCGGTGAGAAGTGGCTGGAAGCGGCCAAACTCGGCGATCCCAGCCCGATCGGCGGGCCGCCGGCAGCCCGGCGCCTTTTGCCGAGCGGGGCTGCGTGCCGGATGCGGCGCTGTGATAAACACCGGTCATGGCGAAGATCGACCAGGTCCGCAACATCGGCGTCGCGGCCCATATTGATGCCGGCAAGACCACGGTGTCGGAACGGTTCTTGTATTTCTCGGGCCGCATCCACAAGGCCGGCGAGGTGCACGATGGCGCCACCCAGATGGACTGGATGGAGCAGGAGCGCGAGCGCGGCATCACGATCACCGCGGCCGCGACCACGTTCGAGTGGAAGAAGCACGAGATCCATCTCATCGACACGCCGGGTCACGTCGACTTCACGATCGAAGTCGAGCGCTCGTTGCGCGTGCTCGACGGCGCGGTCATCGTCTTTTGTGCGGTCGCCGGCGTGCAGACGCAAACCGAGACGGTGTGGAGGCAGGCCAACAAATTTCGCGTCCCGCGCCTCGCCTTTATCAATAAGATCGATCGCATCGGCGCGTCGTTTGTCGACGTGGTGGCGCAGTTGCGCGAGCGACTGGGTGCGCACGCCGTGCCAATTCAACTACCCATTGGCCTCGAAGATGAGTTCGAAGGCATCATCGATCTCATGACGATGAAGGCGCTCTATTTTACCGGCAGCCTGGATGACCCGCCAGAAGAGCGGGCGATTCCCGAGGGGATGGCCGCCGAGGCCGCCGCCGCGCGTGACCAAATGGTCGCGGGCATCGCCGACGTCGACGACGCGATTGCCGAGGCCTATCTCGAAGGCCGCGACATCCCGACCGACGAGCTAAAGGCGGCGCTGCGCAAAGCCACCATCGCGGTCAAGGCGGTACCGGTGCTCACCGGCACGGCGCTGCGCAACAAGGGCATCCACCCGCTGCTCGACGCGGTCATCGCCTATCTACCATCGCCCGCCGACGTGCCACCGGTGCACGGCGTCGATCCGCGCGACACCAGCAAAGAGGTCGTCCGCGCGCCCAAGAACAACGAGCCGGTGGCGGCGCTAGCATTTAAGATCGCCATGGACGAAGGGCGCAAGGTCGTATTCTTGCGGCTATTTTCCGGCACCATCGAAGCAGGCGATGACTTGCTCAATGTTCGCACCGGGAAGAAAGAAAAGGTCGCGCGGCTATTTCGCCTGCACGCGGATAAGCGCGAACGGGTGGAGAAGGCATTTGCCGGTGAAATTGTCGCGGTCGCGGGCTTTAAAGACGCCACCACCGGCGACACCATGTGCGATCCGGCTAATCCAGTCTTGCTCGAGCGCATCGATACCTACGAGCCGGTGATTTCGCAGGCCATCGAGGCGGAAAACGCCTCGGCCAAGGAGCGCCTCGATTTTGCGCTCGCCAAGATGGTCGACGAAGATCCAACCTTTCGCGTCAAGGAAGACGCGGACACCGGCCAAACCCTCATCTCGGGCATGGGCGAGCTACACCTTGAGATTATCTGCGATCGCATGAAGCGCGAGTACGGCGTGCAGGCGCGCGCCGGCAAGCCGCAGGTAGTGTTTCGCGAAACCGTGCTCGGGCAGGGCGAAGGCGACGCCATCTTCGAGCGCGATCTCAAAGACGCCATCTACGGCGAGGTGCGCTGCAAAGTGGCGGCGCGGCCGCGTGGCGCGGGCATCAGCGTGCGTGGGGCGCTGCCGCCGACGCCGGTGATTGCGGATGCCGTGGTGAACGCCGCCATGCAAGGCTTGCGCGATGCGGCTAGCAGCGGCCCCGATGGCTTTCCGCTAGAAGACGTCGAGGTGACGTTAACCCACGTCGGCGTGCGCGAAGGCGCCAATGGCGAAATTGGCGCGCGCGCTGCCGCGAGCGAGGCCTGCCGCAAGGCGGTCAAGGCCGCGTCGCCAACGCGCCTTGAGCCCATCATGGCGGTCGAGGTCACGTGCGACGATGCCTACGTTGGCGCCGTGATCGGCGACCTGCAGCAACGCCGCGGCCAGGTGCAAGAGGTCAACACGCGCGGCAACAAGCAGGAGCTCAAGGCCAAGGTCGCGCTGCGCAACATGTTTGGCTACTCGACCAAGCTGCGCAGCATGTCCGAAGGTCGCGGCGAATTTGTCATGAAGTTCCTCGGCTACGACACGCTGGATGCGCTGTAGTCCACCTTCTATAACTACCTAGCGAACTGCGGTCGAGGGGCTCAAAAAACTCGCGCGCGCATGTAGGTGCCGCGACGATGTGTGGGTGACGCGCGCCGCTATCGTTTCCAAATCTATCCCCGCGGCAACGCCCGCTGCGCCCAAGCGCACCCGGCGCGCGGCTGCTGACGCCAAGGCCGATGCGATCGCGCCAGCACCTGCCACGTTCGAGCCGGCCTCACCGATCATCAAGTGGGTCGGCGGCAAGGCGCGACTGCTCGACGTCATTGCGCGCAAGCTGCCTAAGACCATTGGCCACTACTTCGAACCCTTTTCCGGCGGCGCGGCGGTGTTTTTCTCGCTCGCTCCGGCGCGCGCGACGCTCGCTGATCAAAACCCCGATCTCATCGCGATGTATCAAGGCGTCGCCGACGATGTCGAGCGCGTGATCTGGTGGCTCGGCAAATTTCACCGCGCCCACGACGAGGCGCACTACTACGAATTTCGCGCCGCGTGGAATAAGGCGCGCCACACCTGGGAGCTGGCTCGCCGTGCGGCGGGCTTTATCTATCTCAACAAGACTTGCTACAACGGGCTATGGCGGGTTAACCGCGCCGGGCACTACAACGTGCCAATGGGCCGCTATGCCAACCCAACTATTTGCGCCGCCGAGCCGCTGCGCCGCGCCGCCCGCCGCCTCGCGGGTACCAAGCTGCTGGTGGCCGATTTCGCGACCACCGTTGAGGGAGCCGGTCGTGGCGACGTCGTCTATTTTGATCCGCCGTACGTGCCGCTGACGCCGAGCGCCAACTTTACGTCCTACACCAAGGACGAGTTTGGCTATGAGGCGCAAGCCCGGCTCGCCGACGTCGCGCGCGATCTAAAGCGCCGCGGCGCGACGGTGATTCTCTCCAACAGCGATGCGCCGCTGGTGCACGAACTGTACCGAGATTTTTCTATCGAGCGCGTGCTTTGCAATCGCGCGGTCAACAGCAATGCCGCCAAGCGCGGGGCCATTTTTGAAGTGATTATTTCGTAACGCTACGCCAGCGACGTGGTCGTCAGGTAGTGCTTGGTGGTCGCGTCGAAATCGACCAAGACGCCCGCGGCATCGGCGGCGCGCGCAATGCGAATCAGATCATGCTTGTTGCCAGCCACGACCATGCGCGCTTCGACGTTTTCGACGCCCGAGGCCGCCATAAACTGGCGCGCCTTGGCGACGTTTTTGAAACCGAGCAAGAGCGTCATATTTTCGCCGGTCTTGGCAAACAGCGGCACGCGGCCGTCGGCGTCTTGGTCGGGCAGCTCACCATTGTTGTCGGCGAGCAAAACCCAAAGCCCTTCGAAGGCCACCGTGGCGGGCGTGTTGCTCGCTGGCGGAGGCTGCGTGGGACGACGATCTGATGCAAATCGGGAACTTGGATACATATTGGATTGCCCGCTTAGTCGTCGTTTTTAAGCGCGGTGTCAAGAACAAAGCTTCGCTCCGGCTGCAAATTTCTCGAAAACCGCAGCGGGTATCCGGCTGAACCACGGCGGGATTGCGGTTGACGCGCGGCCCTGCTCGCAGCATGGTGCAGACGATGCGTAGGGTCTCGTTGCCGGTTGTCACGGCCGCGCCACAAATGGCGGCGCGGCAGGCATATGCAGACGCGATCGATCCCAACGAAGCGACGGGCGCGCTGCGCGACGCCGAGGCGCGCTCGATCACCTATGTGCGGATCTCGGTGACCGATCGCTGCAACTATCGATGCGGTTACTGCATGCCAAAAGATGCCGCTACGCCTTCAGCCTTTGCGGCGCGCGCGGACCTTCTGCAATTCGAAGAGATTGCGACGCTGGTTACAACCTTTGCCGCCATGGGCGTCACCAAGATTCGCCTGACTGGCGGCGAGCCCTTGGTAAGGGCTGACATCGAGCAACTCGTCGCCATGCTGGCACCATTGGTGCCGCGCGTGGTCATGACGACCAACGGTCACTTGCTAGCGCAAAAAGCCTCGGCGCTGGCGGCGGCGGGCTTGCGTGGCGTTAATGTTTCGCTCGACACGCTCGACCCGGTAGCATTTGCCGAGGTCACCGGCGGCGGCGATGTCGCGGCCGTCATCGCTGGCATCGATGCCGCGCTTGCCGCGGGCCTCACCGTAAAACTCAACGCCGTGCTCGATAGCCCGGCGCGCCTGGCGGAGGCCGCTGACCTCTGCGAATTCGCGTGGGAGCGCGGCATTTCGCCGCGGTTTATCGAAAAAATGCCGCTGTCGGCTGGCGCCTTCGTAACCTCGGCGCCGTTTGTCTCGGCGGCTGGGCTGCGTCAGCAGCTTACCGCCGCCTTTGGCAAATTAGAGCCGCAGACCCCACGCCTCGGCGACGATGGCCCCGCGCGTTATTGGCAGATGGCGAGCTCGCCGACGCACGCGTTTGGCGTGATTTCGGCCATTAGCGACCATTTCTGCGCGACGTGCAATCGCGTTCGCGTCACCGCAACGGGGGCGCTGCACACCTGTCTTGGCTACGACGACGCCGTCGATTTGCGCGCGCTCTTGCGTGGAGGTGATCCCGCCTTGGTGCGGCGGGCCATTCATGCCGCAGTGGCCCAGAAGCGCGTTGGGCACATATTTGGCGACGACGGCACCGGCGGGCCCCAAAAACACATGATCGCCATGGGTGGCTGAGGCCGCCCGCCCAGCGCGACTGGCCTAGGAATGGCGCTCGATTGTGCTACATTCTAACCAGGCGTACTTATGACAAAAATTATCCTTTCCATTGTCGCGGTCATCGGCGCTGTGGGGTTTTTGTTTCTGTCGTCAAGCAGCAGCGCGTCGCACTACAAGATGGTCAACCAGCTAATGGATGACCCTTCACCATTTGTCGGCAAGACGCTGCGGGTGCACGGTCATGTCACCGAAGGCAGCATCAAGGAAGAGGTGCGCGGGCAAGACTGGACGCGCACCTTCGAGTTGCACGCCGGCGGCAAGACCATTGCCATCTCGCATGTGGGGCCGGCGCCCGATACGTTTCGCGACGGCTCCGAGGTCGTCGCGCTCGGTAAGCTAACTAAGCGTGGCGACAAGTTTGTCCTCGACGCGGTCGAACTCAGCGCCAAATGCCCCTCCAAGTACGAGGGCGCCGCGACCAACAAACAAAAATCACCCTTAATGCAATGGTCGACGCCGGCCACCGTGCCAACCGCGGCGGCTGCACCTGCCCCCGCAGCTAGCGCGGCGGCGACGCCCCCGGCTCCTGGTTACTAACCCGCACGAAAGCCACCGTCATGGAACCCTCGCAAACGGCCTCATCGCCGGTCGCCGTCGTCGGCACGATCGTCTTGCTGCTCGCCTTTGTCGTCGCGGCCTGGAGCGCGGGCGCTGGCATTGTCGGCAACATCCGCAAGGATCGCCGCCTCGTCATCAGTTCGGTCTACGGCCTGTACGGCTTTACCGCGCTGGCCGCGTTGGCCTCCGCGCTCATCATTTATGCGTTTGTCACCCACGACTACAGCATTCGCTACGTCGCGCTCACCAGCGATACCTCGATGCCGCTTTGGTACAAGATCACCGCGTTTTGGGGCGGGCTCGACGGCTCGCTGCTGTTTTGGGTGCTCGTGCTGGGCCTGTTTTCCGCCATCGCCGTGCGCATGAACTATCAGCAACACCGCGACATGATCGGGTATGTCGTCGCGACCATCATGGTGGTGCAGCTGTTTTTCATGGCGCTACTGGTGTTCTCGAAAAACCCTTTCGCCACCTATCTGACGCAGGTGCCCATCGATGGCGAGGGGCTCAATCCGCTGCTGCAAAACTACTGGATGGTCATCCATCCGCCGACGCTCTACATCGGCTACGTCGCGGCGACCATTCCCTTTGCCTTTGCCATCGCGGCCCTGGCCTCGGGCCGGCTCGATGACGCGTGGATTCGCTCGGTTCGGTCGTGGATGCTGGTTTGCTTCTTCTTCCTCTCGCTCGGCCTGGTGCTCGGCGGGCGGTGGGCCTATGAGGAGCTAGGGTGGGGCGGCTATTGGGCGTGGGACCCGGTGGAAAATGCCGGCTTCATCCCGTGGTTCACGGCGACCGCATTTCTTCATAGCGCGATCATTCAAGAGCAGCGCGGCATGCTCAAGGGGTGGAATCTCATCCTCGTGATCGCGACGTTTTTCCTGACGATTATGGGGACGTTTTGGACCCGCAGCGGCGTCGTGCAATCGGTGCACGCGTTTGGCGAAGACAACACCATGGCGCTGCAGTTTGTGCTGTTCATGGCGCTTATTTTGGTGGTGTCACTTGGCCTGGTGATTTACCGCAACCCGCGGCTGGCCGCCAAGCATCGGCTCGAATCCTACGCCTCGCGCGAGTTCGCCTTTTTGCTCAACAACTGGGTGCTCTTGGCCTGCGCCGCGTTTGTCATTTTTGCCACCATGTGGCCGACGCTGACCGAGGCGTATTTCGGCGAGCGCACAACGGTGGGCATTCCGTTTTTCAACAAGGGCATGGCGCCGCTCGGCATCGCGCTGCTGGTACTGGCAGGGGTCGCGCCGCTGCTCGCCTGGCGCAAGACCTCGCGCTCGCGGGTGTTTTCGCTGTTTGCGACGCCAGTTGGAGCGACCATCGTGGCGACGTTGGCCATGGCTATCTTCGTGCCCTATGCGCGCCACCTCACCGAGTACACCTTTGACTTGTCCGCGGCGCATCGACGGGGCCTCTCGTTTTTGCCGCAGCAATGGGTGCTCGGCCTGCCGCTAGTGCTTTTAACTATCGCGGCAATCGTGTTTACGACGGCGAGCATTTTCCAAGAGTTCTGGCGCGGTACACGGGCGCGCTCGGCGAAGACCGGGCAAGACCCGTTCTCGTCGCTGCTTGGACTCATCCTCGGCAAGCGCCGCAAATACGGCGGCTACATCGTGCACCTCGGCATCGTCGTGCTGTTCGTGGGCTTTATCGGCAAGAACTACGACACCGATAAGAATTTCAGCATCAATGCGCCGGATGCCAAGCCAGCCGTCGATGGCCGCGCCCAAGGCGAGGCCTGGTTCGAAATGAAGGGGTATCGCTTTCACTACGAAGCGCTGCGCGAAGAGTTTGACGCGCGCAAGAAGTCGACCACTGCGCGGGTTTCGGTGTGGCGTGATGGCAAAAAGCTCGAAACGCTCGAGCCCGCGCAATGGAATTTCTTTAAGGGCGGCCAAATGACCACCGAGGTCGCGATTCACGAGCAAATGTCGGAAGACGTCTACCTCGTCCTCACCGGCTTTAAGGGCCAGCTCGCCAGCTTCAAGGTTTACATTAATCCGCTGGTCAACTGGGTGTGGATCGGCTTTGTACTGTTTGCGTTTGGCTGCTTCGTTTGCATGATTCCGCAGCGCATCGTCGATTTGGCGACGGCGCGGCCGGTAACGCGAACCAACAAGGTCGTCGATGCCGTCGCGGTCGTGCTGACGTTTCTCGGGGTGACGCTGACGTGCCTGCAGGTCGGCCTGGCC containing:
- the glmS gene encoding glutamine--fructose-6-phosphate transaminase (isomerizing); translation: MCGIVGYVGTRQATPLLVNGLRKLEYRGYDSAGVAVWHDGKTHVVRCRGKLANLEARLATEPAPGCTGIGHTRWATHGRPSDENAHPHRVGSISVVHNGIIENHTALRAELMAAGAVFTSETDTEIVAHLVDRALAGGAPDLEVAVRRALAQVRGAYALVVMNEKDPSTLVAAKNASPMVVGLGEGENFIASDVTAILSETRRILFIEEDEIVVVRADSVRITDLAGNAKTREPKTITWSAMQAEKSGYKHFMLKEIHEQPNSVSDTLVGRVDLERADVSLDGVELDVAGIKRIIFVACGTSYHASMVGEFMIESLARLPVEVELASEFRYRDPIVGPGDLVIAVSQSGETADTMGAVREAKAKGAKVLAVSNVLESSIPRLADYAFYTHAGPEIGVASTKAFTTQLIAMFLLAVHLGRRTGALSVARAGELLKHLIEIPGKMSEIVADTSGIQALARQYGNAKGCLFLGRGAQYPIALEGALKLKEISYIHAEGYAAGEMKHGPIALIDEHLPVVVLVPKNALYDKVVSNLTEVRARQGKVIAIATRGDTEIAAQTDAVIFIPATDPELVPILSVVPLQLLSYYVADFKGTDVDQPRNLAKSVTVE
- the moaC gene encoding cyclic pyranopterin monophosphate synthase MoaC; this translates as MVAVDAKAETLRTATASGVVTMRATTVAALRAGTLKKGDALAVARIAGINGAKRAADLIPLCHPLRLTGIEVALALRPRAVAISATVRAFDRTGVEMEALAAVSAAALTIYDMCKSVDKDMTIASIAVDHKAGGRSGTYRRASASAAQTTKRPPARRPAR
- the fusA gene encoding elongation factor G, producing MAKIDQVRNIGVAAHIDAGKTTVSERFLYFSGRIHKAGEVHDGATQMDWMEQERERGITITAAATTFEWKKHEIHLIDTPGHVDFTIEVERSLRVLDGAVIVFCAVAGVQTQTETVWRQANKFRVPRLAFINKIDRIGASFVDVVAQLRERLGAHAVPIQLPIGLEDEFEGIIDLMTMKALYFTGSLDDPPEERAIPEGMAAEAAAARDQMVAGIADVDDAIAEAYLEGRDIPTDELKAALRKATIAVKAVPVLTGTALRNKGIHPLLDAVIAYLPSPADVPPVHGVDPRDTSKEVVRAPKNNEPVAALAFKIAMDEGRKVVFLRLFSGTIEAGDDLLNVRTGKKEKVARLFRLHADKRERVEKAFAGEIVAVAGFKDATTGDTMCDPANPVLLERIDTYEPVISQAIEAENASAKERLDFALAKMVDEDPTFRVKEDADTGQTLISGMGELHLEIICDRMKREYGVQARAGKPQVVFRETVLGQGEGDAIFERDLKDAIYGEVRCKVAARPRGAGISVRGALPPTPVIADAVVNAAMQGLRDAASSGPDGFPLEDVEVTLTHVGVREGANGEIGARAAASEACRKAVKAASPTRLEPIMAVEVTCDDAYVGAVIGDLQQRRGQVQEVNTRGNKQELKAKVALRNMFGYSTKLRSMSEGRGEFVMKFLGYDTLDAL
- a CDS encoding DNA adenine methylase, with protein sequence MAPAPATFEPASPIIKWVGGKARLLDVIARKLPKTIGHYFEPFSGGAAVFFSLAPARATLADQNPDLIAMYQGVADDVERVIWWLGKFHRAHDEAHYYEFRAAWNKARHTWELARRAAGFIYLNKTCYNGLWRVNRAGHYNVPMGRYANPTICAAEPLRRAARRLAGTKLLVADFATTVEGAGRGDVVYFDPPYVPLTPSANFTSYTKDEFGYEAQARLADVARDLKRRGATVILSNSDAPLVHELYRDFSIERVLCNRAVNSNAAKRGAIFEVIIS
- the moaA gene encoding GTP 3',8-cyclase MoaA, translated to MRRVSLPVVTAAPQMAARQAYADAIDPNEATGALRDAEARSITYVRISVTDRCNYRCGYCMPKDAATPSAFAARADLLQFEEIATLVTTFAAMGVTKIRLTGGEPLVRADIEQLVAMLAPLVPRVVMTTNGHLLAQKASALAAAGLRGVNVSLDTLDPVAFAEVTGGGDVAAVIAGIDAALAAGLTVKLNAVLDSPARLAEAADLCEFAWERGISPRFIEKMPLSAGAFVTSAPFVSAAGLRQQLTAAFGKLEPQTPRLGDDGPARYWQMASSPTHAFGVISAISDHFCATCNRVRVTATGALHTCLGYDDAVDLRALLRGGDPALVRRAIHAAVAQKRVGHIFGDDGTGGPQKHMIAMGG